The sequence CCCCGTTCGGGGCGGCCTATCCGGACCTGTTGCAGCGCTTCATGATCTTCGGGATCTTCGCCATCGGCTTCAACATCCTGTTCGGCCTGACCGGCTACCTCTCCTTCGGCCACGCCGCCTTCTTCGGCGTCGGCTCCTATGCAGCGATGTGGTCGTTCAAGCTGCTCAGCCTCAACGCCGTGCCCGCGCTTCTCTTCGCGCTCGTCGTCTCGGGCGTGTTCGCGCTGGCCATCGGCTATGTCTCGCTCAGGCGCTCGGGCATCTACTTCTCGATCCTGACGCTGGCCTTCGCGCAGATGTGCTACAACCTCGCCTATTCGGTGCTCACCCCGATCACCAACGGCGAGACGGGCCTGCGCATGGCCCTGAACGACCCGCGCGTCCTCGACCGCCTGTTCTCCGACGCGCCCGCGGGCATGCCCGTGCCGAGCCTGTTCGGCATGTCGCTTTCGGGCTGGAACGGCTTCTATTTCTCCGCCTTCTTCCTGCTCGCCACCTTCCTGCTGGCCATGCGGATCACCAATTCGCCCTTCGGCCTGATGCTCAAGGGCATCAAGTCGAACCAGAACCGCATGAACTACACCGGCTTCAACACGAGGCCCTACACGCTCAGCGCCTTCGTCATCTCCGGCATGCTGGCGGGCCTCGCCGGGGCGCTGCTGGTCGTCACAGACCCGCTGGCGGGCGCGGAGCGCATGCGCTGGACCGCCTCGGGCGAGGTGGTGCTGATGACCATCCTCGGCGGCGTCGGCACGCTCGTCGGCCCGGTGCTCGGCGCATGGATCATCAAGTATTTCGAGAACATCTTCTCGTCGTTCAACGCCAACGTGCTCAACGGCTTCTACAGCTTCCTGCCGGACGGGGTCAGGGAAGTCGCCGTCACCATCAGCTCGAAATTCGTCGGCGAGGGCTGGCACCTGTCGCTCGGCCTCGTCTTCGTGCTGATCGTGGTGTTCCTGCCCGGCGGCATCATGGAAGGCGCGCGGCGCATCAGCGCCTGGCTGCGGCGGCCGCGCAACGGCGCCAAGGCCAACCGCCAGCTCAGCGCCCAGGGCGCGGAATAGGGGGACGTTTCATGCACATGCAAACCAGGGAAAACGTCGTCCTCCATGTCGCCGACGTGCAGAAGAACTTCGGCGGCCTGCGCGCCCTTTCCGATGTCGACCTCCAGGTCGAGCAGGGGAAGACGCATGCGATCATCGGCCCGAACGGCGCCGGCAAGTCGACGCTGCTCAACGTCATCATCGGCCGCATTCCGCCGACCAGCGGCGCGGTCGTCTTCGACGGCACGGTGCTGACCGGCAAGGCGCCGCACGAGATCAACCAGCTCGGCATCTCGCGCGTGTTCCAGACGCCGGAGATCTTCGCCGACCTGTCGGTCCTGGAGAACGTGATGGCGCCCGCCTTCGCCAGCCGCGACGGCGCGTTCAAGATCAACATGTTCCGCTCGCTCGACAACGAGAAGGTCATCCGCGAGGAGGCCGAGCACATGCTCGAGGACGTCGGGCTGATCGGCCTGCGCGAAGGCCATGCCGGCTCGCTGTCGCGCGGCGACAAGCGGCGGCTGGAGCTGGCCATGTGCCTGATCCAGAAGCCTCGCCTGCTGCTGCTCGACGAGCCG comes from Aquamicrobium sp. and encodes:
- a CDS encoding branched-chain amino acid ABC transporter permease, with the protein product MTDFMSRKDLTLFLGFSGVVLLLPILATPFGAAYPDLLQRFMIFGIFAIGFNILFGLTGYLSFGHAAFFGVGSYAAMWSFKLLSLNAVPALLFALVVSGVFALAIGYVSLRRSGIYFSILTLAFAQMCYNLAYSVLTPITNGETGLRMALNDPRVLDRLFSDAPAGMPVPSLFGMSLSGWNGFYFSAFFLLATFLLAMRITNSPFGLMLKGIKSNQNRMNYTGFNTRPYTLSAFVISGMLAGLAGALLVVTDPLAGAERMRWTASGEVVLMTILGGVGTLVGPVLGAWIIKYFENIFSSFNANVLNGFYSFLPDGVREVAVTISSKFVGEGWHLSLGLVFVLIVVFLPGGIMEGARRISAWLRRPRNGAKANRQLSAQGAE
- a CDS encoding ABC transporter ATP-binding protein, with amino-acid sequence MQTRENVVLHVADVQKNFGGLRALSDVDLQVEQGKTHAIIGPNGAGKSTLLNVIIGRIPPTSGAVVFDGTVLTGKAPHEINQLGISRVFQTPEIFADLSVLENVMAPAFASRDGAFKINMFRSLDNEKVIREEAEHMLEDVGLIGLREGHAGSLSRGDKRRLELAMCLIQKPRLLLLDEPTAGMSRHDTNTTIELLKKIKSRGMTKVIIEHDMHVVFSLADKISVLAQGRIIASGLPQEIKEDPRVQEAYLGGSVE